The region ATCGTGATCGAGCGGGCGGGCGCCGGTTTCGTGGACCACGAGTGGGTCGGCCGGGACCTGCGGATCGGCGACCGGCTCACGCTGCGCGTGATCGCCGCGACGCCCCGCTGCGCGGTGCCGACGCTCGCGCACGGCGGCCTGCCGCCGGACACCGCCGCGCTGCGTACCCTCGCCCGGCACAACCGCGTCCCCGCGATGGCGGGCAGCGACCCGGCGCCGTCCGCGGGGATCTACGCACAGGTGCTGTCCCCCGGCATGATCAGGCCGGGGGACAGCATCCGCGTCCTGCCGCCCGCCTAGTGCGAATCGGCTCTGTCGGTCGCGGCCTTCGGCGGCCGGAAGCAGGCCGTGACCGTCTTGCCGTTCGGGCACGGGCGGGACTGCCAGGTGTCGGCGAGCGCGTCGATCAGCTGCATGCCGCGCCCGCCGAGCGCGTCGGGCGAGGGCGCCCGGGGCCTGGGCAGCTCGGGCGACGAGTCGTGCACGCTGACGTGCAGACACGTGCCGTCCCAGGTCAGCACCAGCTGCGCGGAACTGCGCGCGTGCCGGTGCGCGTTGGTGACCAGTTCCGACACCGTCAGCAGGATGTCGTCCACGGTCTCCGGCGCGCGTGTGGTCCAGCCCAGCGTGTTCAGATGCTGCCGGGTCCATTCGCGCGCCGTTCTGATCTCGCTGCTCAGGGGCAGCGAGCGGGCCCATCCGGTCGCCCGGATCAATGAGTAGTCGTCCGCCATGGCCCCCTCCAAGCAGTATGGGGCGGTTCAGCCACGGGTACGCATGCCCGCATTACGGCGCTTCACAGCCCGATGGTGAAATCGTCCTCGACCGGCGGGTCCTCCTCGTGCTCCCGCAGCCCTGTCGCGGCGAAGCACCGCACCCGTATCGCGTCGGCGCGGACGTCGAGGCGCAGGAAGCTCTTGAAGAACGGCGGGCTGTAGGTGGCGCCGCCGGGCGACAGCACCTGGGTCAGCACCCGCCGTACCGGCAGCCTGATCCCGCGCCGGCCGCCGGCCGCGTGCGCCGCGACGCCGAGGACCGACGCGACGAACCGGGTCCGCGGCGTCACCCGGGCCGGGCCCGCCGCCGTACGCACCGGGGTGGAGCCCAGCCGCTCGGCTATCACCGCTGCCGCCTCGTCGGGGGTCAGCGCGAACAGCCGCCGCAGGTGCAGCTTGCGGCCGTAGAGGCGGCTGTAGAAGGCCAGCGAGTCGCCGCGCATCGGGTAGCAGCGGAAGTCGTCCTCGCCGACGCCGCCGACCGTGACCCGCGGGATGGTGTGGGTGGCGTGCATGAAGGCGCCGCCGCCGCCGGAGACGACGTATTCGATCCGCCGCCCGTCCACGTCCACCGGATAGTGCTGGTAGTTGTGGATGTCACCGCCTATCGCGGCCACGAAGCCGTGCGCGGGGTCGCGCACGATCTCGTCGACCGTGCCGCCGCCCCCGATCGCGCACGGGTGGTATTTGCCGTCGACGTATATCGGCGAGCCGGTCACCAGGATCTTCGGGCGCGGGCCGCGCGCCACCCGGCGCAGCCACTCGCCCTGCTCCCGGTCGATGTCGCCGAGCAGCCCGGTGTCGATGCCGATGATCCGTATCGGCCCGGTGTCCAGCGCCCAGTACGGACCCGGCTGCCGGGCCTGCTGGTCCGGTGCCGCGCGCAGTTCGCGCTCGCGGTCCAGCCGCGCGTCGTCGGGGGTGTCGGAGGGCCGCCACAGCAGGCCGCGCCACCATGCCGCGGACAGCGTGCGCGGGCGGGGGCCCGGCGGCAGCGCGGGCGCCCGGCAGAAGACCCGCATGAAGCCGGTCAGGCCGTCGTACCAGTCGTGGTTGCCGGGTATCGCGTAGATCGGCGCCGGATAGTCGCGGTACGGGCGGAAGAACTTCGTCCCGTACTCGTTGGCGCTGCCGACCGGGTAGAGGACGTCGCTGCACACCACCGCGAAGCGCGTGCCGGCGCCCGCCTTGAGCATGCCGGGCACCACCGCGTACTGCGGGTCGTCGCCCTCGCCGGTGTCGCCGAGCAGCAGGAAGGAGAATTCCGCCGGGTCCTGCCTGGTGATGACCAGGTCCCCGGTGCCGGCGCCGTCCTCGGCCTGCGCGGCCACCCAGCGCTGCCGGTCGGCGCCGGTCGGGTCGCCGAACAGCGCGGCCAGCGGCCCGTTGCGGGCCTTCCAGAGGGTGGACGGGCGCAGCCACGACAGGTTGGCCACCTTCGGCGGCATCAACTCCCGGTACGCACCGGGCTCGTGGCCTTCCCAACCGGCGCCGGTCAGGGATTCGCGGGAGGAGGAGGCGGGCATGGCGGGACTGTAGCAACGGCGCCGGGGCGTGTCCGGTGAACGGCGCCGCCGCGTACGTTGGCAGGTGCCGTGGCGGCCTGCGCCGCCGCGGGCCGCGGTGGATCCGCCCTGGGCGGGCACGTGAGAGGAGCGCCCCGGCCGCCGGGTGCGCGTGGACGAGGGAGTGGACCGTTGAGTGATTCGCTGTGGGTCGCGGTGGCCGCGGTGGCGCTGCTGGGCCTGGTCGCGGCCCTGGTCGAGGGCAGGGCCAGGACACGGCAGGGCCGCGAGGCGCGGGGCAGGCAGGGCGGCGGCGCGGGACCGGCGGGTCCCGGCACACCGCGGCGCGGCGAGATCTGGTGGGCGGACGTGCCGTTCGCGGACGGCCCCGGCTCCAAGGACCGCCCGTGCCTGGTCGTCTCGGTGCGGGGACGGCACGCACGGGTCGCCAAGATCACCTCGCAGTCCCACGAACGGCGCCCCGGCGTCGTCCCGCTCCCGCCCGGAACGGTGGACGACCCGGCGCGGCGGCGGAGCTACCTGGAAACCGCGGAGATGCGCCGCGTCCCCCTCTCGGCCTTCCGCAGGCGCGCGGGCAGCATCGACGCGGCGACCATGAAGAGCCTCAAGCTGTCCTGACGGCCGGCGCAGCACCGGGTGCCGGGGGCGCCCGCTTGCTACAGTGGCGCAGACGTTGATCGTTTGTGGAGGAGTCCGGACATGCTGGCGGACGACGACATCTCCGGGTGACACCCGGACCCGACCGGCCACCGGCCGGCGCTCACGGAGCGCCGCGTGGCCATGTCGGCGTTCCCGCGCATCCGATGTCCGCCACCGGGGGCAGAGGTGTTTCTCTGCGCCCTCTCCCATGAGGTCACCGTCATGTCCGACGCTTCCGTCGTGTGCTCGAACCTGTCCTTCGCCTGGCCCGACGACACCCCCGTCTTCCACGATCTGTCCTTCGCCCTCGCCGCCGGCCGCACCGGCCTGGTCGCGCCCAACGGTGCGGGCAAGACCACCCTGCTCAAGCTGATCGCCGGCGAACTGCGGCCCGGCGCCGGGTCGGTGTCCGTGGCCGGCACCCTCGGCCACCTCCCGCAGAGCCTCCCGCTGACCGGCGGCCTCACCGTCGCCGAGGTCCTCGGCGTGGCCGGGGTGATCCGGGCGCTGGACGCCGTCGAGTCCGGCGATGCGAGCGAGGAGCACTTCGCGGCCATCGGCGACGACTGGGACATCGAGGAGCGCACCCGCGCCCAGCTGGACCGCCTCGGCCTGGCGGACCTCGCCCTGGACCGGACGCTGAGCACGCTCAGCGGCGGCCGGATCGTCTCGCTCGGCCTGGCGGCCCAACTGCTCAGGCGGCCCGACGTCCTGCTGCTCGACGAACCCACGAACAACCTCGACCGCGACGCCCGGCACAAGCTCTACGACGTGCTGGCGGACTTCACCGGCTGCCTGCTGCTGGTCAGCCACGACCGGGCGCTGCTCGACCGCATGGAGCGCGTCGCCGAACTGGGCGGCGGCGAACTGCGCTTCTACGGCGGCAACTTCACCGCCTACGAGGAGGCCGTACGGGTCGGGCAGGAGGCCGCGGAGAAGAACGTCCGCACTGCCGAGCAGGACGTGAAGCGGGAGAAGCGGGAGTTGCAGCAGGCCCGCGAGCGCGCCGAGCGCCGGGCGGGCAACGCGGCCCGCAATCTCAAGAGCGCCGGCCTGCCGCGGATCTTCGCCGGGAACATGAAGCGCGGCGCGCAGGAGTCCGCGGGCCGTGCGGGCCGGACGCACGCCGACCGGGTCGGCGAGGCCAGGGCGCGGCTGGACGAGGCGGGGCGCGCGCTGCGCGACGAGCAGCGCATCACGCTGGACCTGCCGGAGACCGCCGTGCCCGCGGGCCGCACCCTCTTCCTCGGCGAGCGGCTGCGGGTCCGGCTCGGCGGGCGGGAGGTGTTCGCGGGGCAGGGCGTCGACCTGGCGGTACGGGGGCCGGAGCGCATCGCGCTGACCGGCCCGAACGGCGCG is a window of Streptomyces sp. NBC_01477 DNA encoding:
- a CDS encoding ATP-binding protein, with product MADDYSLIRATGWARSLPLSSEIRTAREWTRQHLNTLGWTTRAPETVDDILLTVSELVTNAHRHARSSAQLVLTWDGTCLHVSVHDSSPELPRPRAPSPDALGGRGMQLIDALADTWQSRPCPNGKTVTACFRPPKAATDRADSH
- a CDS encoding metallophosphoesterase translates to MPASSSRESLTGAGWEGHEPGAYRELMPPKVANLSWLRPSTLWKARNGPLAALFGDPTGADRQRWVAAQAEDGAGTGDLVITRQDPAEFSFLLLGDTGEGDDPQYAVVPGMLKAGAGTRFAVVCSDVLYPVGSANEYGTKFFRPYRDYPAPIYAIPGNHDWYDGLTGFMRVFCRAPALPPGPRPRTLSAAWWRGLLWRPSDTPDDARLDRERELRAAPDQQARQPGPYWALDTGPIRIIGIDTGLLGDIDREQGEWLRRVARGPRPKILVTGSPIYVDGKYHPCAIGGGGTVDEIVRDPAHGFVAAIGGDIHNYQHYPVDVDGRRIEYVVSGGGGAFMHATHTIPRVTVGGVGEDDFRCYPMRGDSLAFYSRLYGRKLHLRRLFALTPDEAAAVIAERLGSTPVRTAAGPARVTPRTRFVASVLGVAAHAAGGRRGIRLPVRRVLTQVLSPGGATYSPPFFKSFLRLDVRADAIRVRCFAATGLREHEEDPPVEDDFTIGL
- a CDS encoding type II toxin-antitoxin system PemK/MazF family toxin — encoded protein: MSDSLWVAVAAVALLGLVAALVEGRARTRQGREARGRQGGGAGPAGPGTPRRGEIWWADVPFADGPGSKDRPCLVVSVRGRHARVAKITSQSHERRPGVVPLPPGTVDDPARRRSYLETAEMRRVPLSAFRRRAGSIDAATMKSLKLS
- a CDS encoding ABC-F family ATP-binding cassette domain-containing protein — its product is MSDASVVCSNLSFAWPDDTPVFHDLSFALAAGRTGLVAPNGAGKTTLLKLIAGELRPGAGSVSVAGTLGHLPQSLPLTGGLTVAEVLGVAGVIRALDAVESGDASEEHFAAIGDDWDIEERTRAQLDRLGLADLALDRTLSTLSGGRIVSLGLAAQLLRRPDVLLLDEPTNNLDRDARHKLYDVLADFTGCLLLVSHDRALLDRMERVAELGGGELRFYGGNFTAYEEAVRVGQEAAEKNVRTAEQDVKREKRELQQARERAERRAGNAARNLKSAGLPRIFAGNMKRGAQESAGRAGRTHADRVGEARARLDEAGRALRDEQRITLDLPETAVPAGRTLFLGERLRVRLGGREVFAGQGVDLAVRGPERIALTGPNGAGKSTLLRLVSGEADPDGGAVRRADGRIAHLSQRLDLLDPDRTVAENFAAYAPERPEAERMNLLARFLFRGPRVHLPVGVLSGGERLRATLACVLCAEPAPHLLLLDEPTNNLDLLSAGRLESALNSYRGAFVVVSHDERFLEEIGVARWLRLAGGELTETGPPGV